Proteins encoded in a region of the Actinomycetes bacterium genome:
- a CDS encoding aldo/keto reductase family protein produces MDFRYLGHSGLKISEIAYGNWITHGSQVEEDAAKACVRAALDVGITTFDTADVYAGTRAEEVLGRALKGERREGLEIFTKVYWPVGPGPNDRGLSRKHILEGINGSLRRLGTDHVDLYQAHRYDVETPLEETMQAFADVVRSGKALYIGVSEWTADQIRAAAELARELRVPLISNQPQYSMLWRVIEAEVVPASRELGLSQIVWSPIAQGVLTGKYQPGQPPPPGSRATDPTGGNFIKAWLTDDVLAPVQQLRPLADQAGLTMATLAVAWVLQNDNVAAAIIGATRPEQVVENAKAAGVKLDADLMAAIDGIVGDLAITDPARTVSPETRP; encoded by the coding sequence ATGGACTTTCGATACCTCGGCCACAGCGGCTTGAAGATCAGTGAGATCGCGTACGGCAACTGGATCACCCACGGCTCGCAGGTCGAGGAGGACGCCGCGAAGGCGTGCGTCCGGGCCGCCCTGGACGTCGGGATCACCACCTTCGACACCGCCGACGTGTACGCAGGGACCCGGGCGGAGGAGGTCCTCGGCCGGGCGCTGAAGGGCGAGCGCCGCGAGGGCCTGGAGATCTTCACCAAGGTCTACTGGCCGGTGGGTCCGGGGCCGAACGACCGCGGGCTGTCCCGCAAGCACATCCTCGAGGGCATCAACGGCTCGCTGCGCCGGCTGGGCACCGACCACGTCGACCTGTACCAGGCCCACCGCTACGACGTGGAGACCCCGCTCGAGGAGACGATGCAGGCGTTCGCCGACGTCGTCCGCTCCGGCAAGGCCCTCTACATCGGCGTGTCCGAGTGGACCGCGGACCAGATCCGTGCCGCCGCCGAGCTGGCCCGCGAGCTGCGCGTGCCGCTGATCTCCAACCAGCCGCAGTACTCGATGCTGTGGCGGGTCATCGAGGCCGAGGTGGTGCCGGCGTCGCGCGAGCTGGGACTGTCCCAGATCGTCTGGTCGCCGATCGCCCAGGGCGTGCTCACCGGCAAGTACCAGCCCGGCCAGCCGCCGCCGCCCGGCTCCCGCGCCACTGACCCGACCGGCGGGAACTTCATCAAGGCTTGGCTCACCGACGACGTCCTCGCGCCGGTCCAGCAGCTGCGCCCGCTGGCCGACCAGGCCGGGCTGACCATGGCCACCCTGGCCGTGGCCTGGGTGCTGCAGAACGACAACGTGGCCGCGGCGATCATCGGCGCCACCCGCCCGGAGCAGGTCGTGGAGAACGCCAAGGCGGCCGGCGTGAAGCTGGACGCCGACCTGATGGCAGCGATCGACGGGATCGTCGGCGACCTGGCGATCACCGACCCGGCCCGGACGGTGAGCCCCGAGACGCGCCCCTGA